One Arachis hypogaea cultivar Tifrunner chromosome 2, arahy.Tifrunner.gnm2.J5K5, whole genome shotgun sequence genomic window, TGATTACTGCAGATATTGTTTCTGGTAGTAATGTTGGGGATAGAGTGTTCATTTCCCGAGTAAATTTGATTCCAAGTGATTCTGGTTTACCTTTCAAATTTCAACGTAGGCAGTTTCCACTGGCATTGTGCTTCGCAATGACAATTAACAAAAGTCAAGGTCAAACCTTATCAACTGTGGGATTATTTTTACATCGTCCAGTTTTTTCACATGGGCAACTTTATGTGGCTATATCACGTGTGAGGTACAAAAAGGgattgaaaattttattgtgCGATGAGAATAGACCAGAGGACGACTTGACAGAAAATATAATATTCACAGaagttttcaataaaattttcggtaagttcttttattttctcatttgaatttaatcattagttttctatattttatatcttatttCATTGAATTTGTTGTTAAATCCTACTAAATTGTCAAATGATAtaattgaatttatatttttatattgtaattataatgttattataaaataaataattgtaaaaaaatctttaaataaaggttactatatattttattttacttttgtaaCATTACGAGTGTATTTGGTTTAGTGTTTTGAgttttaaattaaactttaattttgttgaaagcttctttttttatttttaaatacaaacATGCCTTTAGTCTAGCTTATGTTTACctgaaaataaaaattctaagttttgtattcactttttattattaaactattaattaaagaaatttattttatatttatcactTTTCTCATCATGGTTTATACAatgaattttgttgttttttttctttttataactaTGTCTCTAATACTCCCTGATgcagaattattattttttggttatgtgagtttcctttttttattgttctttttatttatttttgtatggaGGTCTTTTTTTAAACTTTGTAATGTAATTCTATTAATTTCATTAGAcaaaccaaattaaataaaataaatttttctagAAGTAATATTAGAATCATAAGTACTAAAAAATTATAGCCAAAAGAGTACTAAAAAGTACTGAGAATATtagaaaaagaatattaaaatttatttaaatatgtaaaataaaatgaaaatattgtataaaataattatttaaatttatatctttttcaataattttttttatctaaaataacATTTATTTGACCAAGGACACATTCAGAAATCTTTTGAACAGGGAAtcgaaaattaaatatttaataatatttatataattaatattgtattatataattgatgatattatttttttattttttaaaaaaattattaataaatgctatattgaaatagaaatttctactaaaaactaatttttatatttgatatcattcataataacaaaaattttaatttttatcctttattattataaataatgtaACATGAATGATATAGATCAGTTATTCGAATATTTTTAGTATAtgcatttaaaataattaattaacaaaatatgtaaaatattcatactaatatataatttaatatgtaATTATTTCAATattatgagaaaataaataaatattgaaatattttaaattatatatatatatatatactttttttactatttaattagaatttgttataaaaatcaaagtcttttttatatgataatagatttaaaagttaagaaaaaaaattaataagatacAAGGcacaataaaaaaagaattcatcaaaacaaatggttaatgaaaaaaataaagaataggaggaacaattaaaaaagatttattaATCAAAATGATTCgtctaaaaaaatgtaaaaatattttaattagtcACTAGACTAACaacttaatttaaatttaaatgtatcatcatataatatataaaagttttaaattttttgacgGCCATGACCCATGACCCCACTGGCCCCTTCTAAATCGGCATCTGTATTTGACTGCTAtctattttatactaaaattgctAAACATAAACCAAATTATGAAATTAACACTAACTcactcttaataaaaaataattttgtaaagtCTATTTTATGCAACCTCTTATTCACAAATTTCAATTCAAATACACACTATATTTTTGTCTACAATTATCATAAAAGcttattatttataaaagaaaatattaattatttaaaaaattaaacattctTTTGTATGAGTTCACAAGAAGAtgtatgtaattatttattttttttttttatagatcaATAGAAATGGTACTATCCAACCAATTTGTTCTTTCCCAATATTTGATGGAGTGCCTCAGATGGCAGAGAAGCTGAGAAGGTACGTGTAGTCATATTAACTGTTACAGTGGCTAAACCAATGTGAGTTGGTGTAAACGTGTAGAGAAGGTTTTTCAGAAGAGCTGTTGatatatcaaatcaaaaaatTGAACTCAAGTGTTtgactaaattaaatttatttatttatttatatgggACTCAGACTTCGAAGATTGGAGACAAAAACTATCAGAAAAAACTTCGTTCTTTGTTTCTCTTGCAAAGTCTTTCATAGTTCATACCTTTACAATCAAAATGCAACTTCAGAACAATATGGAAGACAAGGTTGATTCGATCAAGTGTATTACAGCATGGAAGGAATCGTGGAGGTTAAGAGTGAAAATTGTTAGGCTGTGGTTTTATACAGATCCATTAGCAGAAAATAACGAAAAATTGCTTCATATGATACTAATGGATCAAAATGTGAgtagttttattttcatttatattCATATTGATATCAAATCTTTTGTTTTCATGTTTTTTGTAAtatgaaataataattttttttctttcttttttcttgagtTTAGCGGGATAAAATACAGGCTACCGTCAAAGAACCTTACATATCAATGTTTGTTGATGATTTATATGTTGGTGGTGCTTTTTGTATGACAAGTTTTTCTGTTGTGCCCAATATTGGGATCATGAAGATGACTCATCATCGTTTTAAGCTACTTTTTCAAAAAGGAACCACTGTTATACCAGAACCAAGTCTCCAAATTCGTGATTCTGGGTTCAGTTTTTGTTCAATGTTCGAAATACTTGAAAAAAAATCAGATTACCATTATCTAATAGGTATGTTATTATAATACTActaattttatttgtaaattttttattttaatcatgtcgATATAAATGAGAATCGTATATGTTCcatcttttatttatctaatttaaagttatactattatttttttactattcagACTTTATAGGAGTTATCACTTCGGTTCGTCACCAAACGGAAGTTGACTACTATGGAAAGAAGCTTAAGCTAATGATTTTGGAAATCTATGCTGATGGGTATTATATTTTGGAAAATCatattcaaatttaattattttttctattatatacCTTTTAGTTTGATGTTTCTGAATCCAAATTTTATAGGAAAAGGTCCAATGCAACGTGTTCGGAAAATGCTGTGATTCTTTGGATAATTCCATTCTGATGAAATTCGAAAGACTGCCTGTTATTGTGCTCCAATCTTTTAAAATCAAAGTATATGGAGGTTTGTGTTATAATTAACAAATGATTTCTCGAATAATTTTGTCTTAGGATGTCTAATCTTTGAATTATTCTGTAAAAGAAGTTATTGTACTTATATCTTTGTTTTATCTTTGGGTTTCTTATTCAGATGAAGTATGTCTACAAAATGTATTGAATGTCTCCGATATTCTTATTAATCCAGATTTACAAGAAACTGTTAGATTTCTTGAGAGGTTagttatttgatttaaattttttctctGTTTTAATTCTATCTTTGAAGTTTTTTCTATTAGTATATAAATTAATGATTTATTGTTGTTATCTGTAGGCTTGATGTTGCTTCTTATCATTTCTTTAGCTTTAAGAAGAATATTCATGGTTCATTAGTTTCCTATATTAATCATGATTCATTCGATTGGAGGCGCATCCGTACAATTCAACTAATTCAACAAAAGatggaggtaatttttcatttGTGTGGTTCATACCGTCGTATTTTTaacttgaatttattttttaaaccagTCTTGTTTGCCAAACTTTTATAATTTCATTTTATGTGCTCAATTCTTCCAGAATCCATTCTTCTTTGTTGCGGGTAAAATTAAACAAGTTGTTGGTGATGGTCATGTGGTCTTTCTCGTGTGTTTGTGGACACAGCATTCAGAAGCATTCACATGACAATTTCTATTGTCAAGTTTGTGACAAAAATATTGATAATGTCATTGCTaggtatttattttaaatatgtataatataacTCTGCATTGGCAAATCTGTTCTTGCTTTTAGCTTTTTTTTatacgtttaaaatataatacataACTATTTTTTATGCATTTCCTTAGCTATAGAGTAAAATAATTGTGGAAGATAGTACTTCAAGTGGAATCTTTGTTCTCCTTAATGCTGCTGCAACTAATTATTTGGAAAATCTTgctctgtcgctttggatcagtTTCAGAAAGAGTTGAATGTGAGTtacgtttattttttaaaacaatcaTCTATTTGTCAGTTTCAAGTCTTTATATTTAGTTCATTATGTGGTTTATATCTTCTTATTTGTGTATGTCAGGATTTTAATCATCCATTGCATCCTGCTTTTTTGAGCTTGTTGTTGGAAAAGAATTAATTCTCAaattgagttcacagagttaatTAAGGAAGAATTTGGTGGAATGTTCAAAGTTATTACAATACTGGATGACAGACAGACAGGTTTAGGGTTGAGTGTTGATTCACGTATAAATGTATGTTTACATTCTATTTGTAACTTTTTATATAATGCTTCCTTAGCTTCATAGATATAaatttgtcaatttttgtttgcaatgtatttttatttattttttatgtaaatgtaCTCATTTGGTATTTTTTCTTTATACTGTAGGATACTTTTCAAGCACCTGCGTACACTCCAATATGTGAAGCTGATTTTCATTATTCTGAAATAGAAAATATACAAGTCGAATTCCATTTGATGCTTCTATTGATGCTAACAATATTGATGAGATGTTGCTGGATTCTATTTCAACTGGTTTCAATTGTGCAACTCCCGATCCAGTATATTCTAATATTTATTacgtgaatttttttatttattaaagaatTAAGAATGTTAATTGTTTTTTATTACTGCCATAAAAAATGAAATATTCTTTGCAAAAATTATCTATTGAGCAATTTTGTcatatttattgttattaatcATATGTTTATCTTTTCTAAAAATGGCCTCTGCATAGGATGTATATGATTTGTTGCTTGGATCTATAGTCTCTGTCATAAAGGAACAAAAATGGTGGTACTCATCTTGTCTTTGTGGTGGAGTTACTCGTGCAATTAAAGGATCATTTTTTTGTGACATGTGTGAACTTGAATGTGTTGATGTTATACCCAGGTTTGCACAAAGAGTTGATttatcgtttttttttttattccaatGATTTTTCAAATCAGTAATTCTTATTTTGTTCACTTACATACTTTTTAGATAATTTAAGCATCAAATGATCTTTATATATTCTTTTGTGTTTTATTATACAGTTACCGAATTAGGTATTATTTCATGCAAACGTAGCAATGTGTTTTGCTTCATGATCGTGAGATTATTCAAATAATTAGAAAAGATGCTCTGCTTTGCTAAATGAAAATCCCATTTGAAACAGGTTCATTTATGTTTCTTAtagtttttttctaattttttaaatttttaacgtaGGCTGATATTGATTATAGAATAATTTTTCTCATTGACTCATTGTAATCTTCCTTCTTTGAtttgtttcatttttatttaattttttgaatttagacTAATACTGAACGTAAAGTTCCTCCGAACTGGTAACTATTGATTCAGGAAGATTTTCTATTGATCTCGACTTGGTTCAGTATACAAAGTGTGTATATGTCTTCGTTTGTGATTATGTCACTGTTACTTTTTGAAGCTGCTGCTCCATCATGATAAAAGGTGATCGATGTAATATTTTCGATATAATCTTTTATTATATATGCTTTagttattttgctattttttttatatttaatttggttaaatttggtttattttaaattttatttcaattgtCCATTTTCAGAGAGGTTTTTCAGAATAAGTTCCCTGATAGTATTACTAAAAATGAAAAGCTGAGAGCTCATCCTCACGTTTGCTGACAATGATGATTttcaaattatatcaaatggtgGATACCAAAGTATGATAAGTTTAAATTATTGATTCTTTttagaagttaattttttttattactttcatCTTTTAATTAGTAATTTAGTTTCAAATTCTTTATTTTATGGTTGTAGGAATACTTCATGGATATTGGCTGTCTATCAGAACTGTTAACATGGAAAAAAGGTGTCTTAATTGTAATTCTTTTCTTACGATGTACAactattttcataattttattttaagaattgGGATTGGATTTTAAAAATGATTACTATTAGTTTaactttattatatatttgtacttATTAgcatttgatattttattttgtatagatGGATGATTCTTTGTTGGATGAGGAAGTAGATTGTGCTAGCAGCATGGCTTTACCAGATCGTCTTTCTTNNNNNNNNNNNNNNNNNNNNNNNNNNNNNNNNNNNNNNNNNNNNNNNNNNNNNNNNNNNNNNNNNNNNNNNNNNNNNNNNNNNNNNNNNNNNNNNNNNNNNNNNNNNNNNNNNNNNNNNNNNNNNNNNNNNNNNNNNNNNNNNNNNNNNNNNNNNNNNNNNNNNNNNNNNNNNNNNNNNNNNNNNNNNNNNNNNNNNNNNNNNNNNNNNNNNNNNNNNNNNNNNNNNNNNNNNNNNNNNNNNNNNNNNNNNNNNNNNNNNNNNNNNNNNNNNNNNNNNNNNNNNNNNNNNNNNNNNNNNNNNNNNNNNNNNNNNNNNNNNNNNNNNNNNNNNNNNNNNNNNNNNNNNNNNNNNNNNNNNNNNNNNNNNNNNNNNNNNNNNNNNNNNNNNNNNNNNNNNNNNNNNNNNNNNNNNNNNNNNNNNNNNNNNNNNNNNNNNNNNNNNNNNNNNNNNNNNNNNNNNNNNNNNNNNNNNNNNNNNNNNNNNNNNNNNNNNNNNNNNNNNNNNNNNNNNNNNNNNNNNNNNNNNNNNNNNNNNNNNNNNNNNNNNNNNNNNNNNNNNNNNNNNNNNNNNNNNNNNNNNNNNNNNNNNNNNNNNNNNNNNNNNNNNNNNNNNNNNNNNNNNNNNNNNNNNNNNNNNNNNNNNNNNNNNNNNNNNNNNNNNNNNNNNNNNNNNNNNNNNNNNNNNNNNNNNNNNNNNNNNNNNNNNNNNNNNNNNNNNNNNNNNNNNNNNNNNNNNNNNNNNNNNNNNNNNNNNNNNNNNNNNNNNNNNNNNNNNNNNNNNNNNNNNNNNNNNNNNNNNNNNNNNNNNNNNNNNNNNNNNNNNNNNNNNNNNNNNNNNNNNNNNNNNNNNNNNNNNNNNNNNNNNNNNNNNNNNNNNNNNNNNNNNNNNNNNNNNNNNNNNNNNNNNNNNNNNNNNNNNNNNNNNNNNNNNNNNNNNNNNNNNNNNNNNNNNNNNNNNNNNNNNNNNNNNNNNNNNNNNNNNNNNNNNNNNNNNNNNNNAGAAACCTCAGTTCTTTTTTGGATTTGCAAGGTGAAAAATCTTTACTTCCCCCCATTTTGctaaaaaatttgaattcaaatttgAAACTATTCATCTAGCGTTGTCTATAAAAGAGGGTTGAAGTGGTAAGAGTAGTGCAGATCATTGGCTTTGTTCATCTTTCACATATCTtcatattgttgttgttttcttttctacaaGTGTTTTAGTACGCTCAAATGAGTCCATCTTTTGATGCTATTAGCAAGATAGTTCCTCCAAGAGAGCTTGGAGGCTTAAAGTGAGGGTAATTAGGCGCTTGGATTGTTCCAAGCTTTGGAAATCCAGATTCTCCAAATTCCAATGGAGCTCATTTTGGTGGATGAAAATGTTAGTCATTTTATTTGTAGTTTATTTTGAGTTAGCATATTGTTGATATTTCTTTAGTTGCTGACTAACatgtattcttattttttattatttatagtcaAACAAAATCCAGCCACTATAAGGAAGCAGCTTATCAAACAGGTTTAAAGATAATATTATTGAAGGGAATTGCTACAAGATGTGCTATTTCTCTGTTGTTTCCAAATCATGGGCTCTTATAGAGCTACAAAACATGAGTTTAAGCTTACATTCTCTTCCGAACAATAGTAACAACTTTACCAGATGATATCATACCAAGAGTCTGTTTTACTCTATATCCTTTTGAGGAGATATTGCAAATGAGTCAAGATCATGATTATTTAGTTGGTGAGTGGTTCTgtatttcttttccatttattgAGATTATGTGCTGTTGATCCTGTTATATATTATTCTACTTTTTTTGCCGGTTTTTTTAATGTACTTGCAGATGTTATTGGGTTGCTGACTTTAGTTGGAGAGGAAAAAAGTTATGATAAAGATGGAAAAACAATCAAGATGGTTTGTTGTGGAGCTTTCTTCTCAAAAGTTCGTTGCTTCATTACTTTCTTATTTCAGCATAtggttttcatttatttttttgttttatctattttttatgttACAATTTGTTGTGTTTTATTTGTAGGATGGTGCTTAGGTGCGCCCTGTTTGGAGAATATGTGGATCAACTAAATCATTTCTTTCTTCTGTTATGTTGAAACAACCAGTAGTGATTCTTCACTTGCCAAAGTTAAGCTTTTTCGAGGTACTGTTGTTGAATATTGTATtatcaatgatttttttaaactcttttcttACATTGTTGGTATAAGATTTTTTTGGAAAGGTTGCTAacatttttttcctcttttttaggGCAACCTGGGTTACAAAATGTCATGAAAGcaacaaaaatattcttaatcCTGACTTGGCAGCTGTTGTGATTTCAGGAAGAGGTTTGTGTAGTACTATTTTTcatatatttagttttatttattttttatgtatgttGAATATGCTGAAAAAAAGCATTAAGATTGTTCCTTCATGTCATTTGTTAGCGTGGTAGAGCAAGAGATAAATGGGACCCAGCCACTGTTTATTGCTAATGAAGGAAAAACTATCTCATTGGAGGATGACTTCATGAGGTTGACTAGAATCTACATAGATGAGTTGCAAGAATACAAGgaggttaaaattttttttttaatttgatttgtagTTATTTGTTTTCGTTCTTGATTATTAAATCCTTTGAACTTtgattcttaaatttttatggttttttatgcATTTGGCttctatttttctatgatttgtaGGATGGAACCTTTGTCATTTTAGGTACTATCATTGATGTTGTAGAAGAGGGTGCTGGTGGTATCTACCTATGTTTGTGGAAGACAGTACATCCTGAATCTGGTGTTTACTTTTGTGATATGTGCATGCATCATGTGACAAATGTGATCCCAAGGTTCTGTCATGTTACattcttgttttttttatttactttgtgatttttatttatgaGTAATCTGTCTTTTAATGTGTTGAATAGACTTTTTCatttactactatcttttatgaTCGTAGTTCATTCTTTTGTAGGTATAGGCTCAAGGTAGTTGTATCAGATGAAACTGGACAGGGTATATTTGTCCTATTTGATCGTGAAAcaacctacttggttaaaaaaacATGTGCTGACCTATTTAATGAGGTACATAAAGATTCAAAGGTGTGTCAGATTTGTCTTTCTCTGTTTTAATGAAAGAAAAGCAGAAAGTAGTTTATTGGTTTTGTTCAAAATGGTTTTTTTTATTGATGGTAgcatttatttctttctttgtagGTTCTCTGTGGGGATGACTACCCTATCAtttttagaaatttggagggtaAAAAAGTCTTGCTGAAAGTGGATACTAAGTCTCTTGGTGTT contains:
- the LOC112727894 gene encoding uncharacterized protein, translated to MSFVSVVEQEINGTQPLFIANEGKTISLEDDFMRLTRIYIDELQEYKEDGTFVILGTIIDVVEEGAGGIYLCLWKTVHPESGVYFCDMCMHHVTNVIPRYRLKVVVSDETGQGIFVLFDRETTYLVKKTCADLFNEVHKDSKVLCGDDYPIIFRNLEGKKVLLKVDTKSLGVDRYFGTFRVKRICDDAAIISMFELAQTEITPLKLGETSNTKCLENTVMSSFLQKEANVAGLDDIHLDMEGVKEVDIQDHSC